In a genomic window of uncultured Flavobacterium sp.:
- a CDS encoding YeeE/YedE thiosulfate transporter family protein, whose translation MNNLENKNTDTEGINGSQIKDSGFSNLKYLIVGIFFGIVFVKAEIISWFRIQEMFQLQSFFMYGVIGSAVVVGIISVWLIKKFDIKTIHGEKIEIQPKTFNKGQIYGGLLFGFGWAITGACPGPLFAQIGTGVTVIVVTLVSAITGTWVYGFLKDKLPH comes from the coding sequence ATGAATAATTTAGAAAATAAAAATACAGATACTGAAGGAATAAACGGAAGCCAAATTAAAGATTCGGGATTCTCAAATCTTAAGTATTTAATCGTTGGAATCTTCTTTGGAATTGTATTCGTAAAAGCCGAAATCATAAGTTGGTTTCGTATTCAGGAAATGTTTCAACTACAATCTTTCTTTATGTATGGCGTAATTGGAAGCGCTGTCGTGGTTGGAATTATATCCGTTTGGCTGATTAAAAAATTCGATATTAAAACTATTCACGGTGAAAAAATTGAAATTCAGCCTAAAACTTTCAATAAAGGACAAATTTATGGTGGTTTATTATTCGGTTTTGGCTGGGCGATAACCGGAGCTTGTCCCGGACCACTTTTCGCACAAATTGGAACTGGAGTTACTGTAATTGTTGTAACTCTTGTAAGTGCAATTACAGGAACCTGGGTTTATGGTTTCCTTAAAGATAAATTGCCTCATTAG
- a CDS encoding GNAT family N-acetyltransferase, which translates to MSNTTEQLVLRKADISEVSVIWTIIQDAIEQRRQEGSSQWQDGYPNELSITNDIKNGYGYVLTENETILCYSAIIFDKEPAYEDIEGKWLTNGDYGVVHRVAVSKLAKGKGIATKLFKNIEGLCLEKNIHSIKVDTNFDNIPMLKILDKLDYTYCGEVYFRGAARKAFEKKLI; encoded by the coding sequence ATGAGCAACACAACAGAACAATTAGTATTAAGAAAAGCTGATATTTCAGAAGTTTCTGTTATTTGGACGATCATACAAGATGCTATCGAACAAAGACGTCAAGAAGGAAGTTCGCAATGGCAAGACGGTTATCCTAATGAACTTTCGATCACAAACGATATAAAAAATGGTTACGGATATGTACTTACAGAAAACGAAACTATTTTATGCTATTCTGCCATTATATTTGATAAAGAACCTGCTTACGAAGATATAGAAGGTAAATGGTTAACGAATGGAGATTATGGTGTTGTGCATCGCGTAGCTGTTTCAAAATTGGCAAAAGGAAAAGGCATAGCAACAAAACTTTTTAAAAACATAGAAGGTTTATGTCTCGAAAAAAATATCCACAGCATAAAAGTAGACACTAATTTTGACAATATTCCGATGTTAAAAATCTTAGACAAATTAGACTATACTTATTGTGGTGAAGTATATTTTAGAGGAGCGGCCCGAAAAGCTTTCGAAAAAAAGTTAATCTAA
- a CDS encoding alpha/beta hydrolase translates to MNKLYFPILLFLLLTSCSNNKKSNFQTSNNNYDVKLDSLELFDKARNRKIPVAIYHPVMAEKVNKQQVIIFSHGYGENKGGDNRIYSYLTENLASKGYFVISIQHELPTDDLLPMEGDLKITRKPNWERGCENILYVLNEFKTTNTELDFKHLTLIGHSNGGDMTALFATKYPELVYKIITMDNRRMPLPRVNHPKVYTLRSGNYEADKDVLPNEQEQKKYGMTVQFTSINHRDMDNDATTEERKILNTYIEEYLRK, encoded by the coding sequence ATGAATAAACTATATTTTCCAATTTTATTATTCTTACTCTTAACAAGTTGTTCCAATAATAAGAAATCAAACTTTCAAACATCAAATAACAATTACGATGTTAAACTTGACAGTTTAGAGCTATTTGACAAAGCAAGAAATCGAAAAATTCCGGTTGCTATCTATCATCCGGTTATGGCTGAAAAAGTAAATAAACAGCAAGTAATAATATTTAGTCATGGATATGGTGAAAATAAAGGCGGAGACAATAGGATTTATTCGTATTTAACAGAAAACTTGGCTTCAAAAGGATATTTTGTTATCAGTATTCAACATGAATTACCTACTGATGATCTTCTGCCAATGGAGGGTGATTTAAAAATTACACGAAAACCAAATTGGGAAAGAGGCTGTGAAAATATTTTATATGTCTTAAATGAATTTAAAACAACAAATACTGAATTAGACTTTAAACATTTGACACTTATCGGGCACTCAAATGGCGGAGATATGACTGCATTATTTGCAACTAAATATCCTGAATTGGTTTATAAAATCATTACAATGGATAACCGAAGAATGCCTCTTCCAAGAGTAAATCATCCTAAAGTTTATACGTTGCGTTCCGGTAATTATGAAGCAGACAAAGATGTATTGCCAAATGAGCAAGAACAGAAAAAATATGGAATGACAGTTCAATTCACCTCTATTAATCATCGTGATATGGACAATGATGCAACTACTGAAGAACGAAAAATACTAAATACATATATTGAAGAATATTTAAGGAAGTAA
- a CDS encoding glycerol-3-phosphate dehydrogenase/oxidase translates to MKRSEQLSKLKNTEHWDVIIIGGGASGLGTALDAASRGYKTILLEAVDFAKGTSSRSTKLVHGGVRYLEQGNIHLVIEALKERGLLAKNAGHLVKNQSFVIPNYSLFDGLLYTVGLTVYDLLAGRLSLGRSKYISKKKTIEMLPTVEEKGLKNGVIYQDGQFDDSRLAINIAQTAIEKGACLLNYTKVVHLLKDDKNQIIGVEAIDHETGDKYEIKGSAIINATGVFTNAIMKLNDTVYKKYIVPSQGIHLVFDKTFLPSEHALMIPKTSDGRVLFAVPWHNRIVVGTTDTLIRKHSLEPIALESEIQFVLETAQRFLAKKPTRADVLSVYAGLRPLAAPEEEGKSTKEVSRSHKIIVSETGLITITGGKWTTYRKISEDIIDKAIKTGKLPKKACITEHLSIHGNQPTTTLDRENHLYIYGSDIPAILELQENEPELKEKLHPNHEFTMAEVVWAIRYEMARTVDDILARRVRLLFLDARAAIASSEKVARLLAKENGHDEIWIQREITHFHGIARGFLLKEFQ, encoded by the coding sequence ATGAAACGCTCAGAGCAATTGTCGAAACTAAAAAATACGGAACATTGGGATGTAATTATAATTGGTGGCGGAGCAAGCGGTCTGGGAACTGCTCTTGATGCTGCAAGTCGGGGTTATAAAACGATCTTGCTTGAAGCTGTAGATTTTGCAAAAGGAACTTCGAGCCGAAGTACCAAATTAGTTCATGGCGGAGTTCGGTATTTAGAGCAAGGAAATATTCATTTGGTCATCGAAGCCTTAAAAGAAAGAGGATTACTTGCCAAAAACGCAGGTCATTTAGTCAAAAATCAATCTTTTGTGATTCCTAATTACAGCTTATTTGACGGTTTACTTTACACCGTTGGGTTAACGGTTTATGATTTATTGGCAGGACGATTAAGTTTGGGGCGATCAAAATACATTTCGAAGAAAAAAACAATTGAAATGCTTCCGACTGTCGAAGAAAAAGGCCTGAAAAATGGCGTTATTTATCAAGATGGTCAATTTGATGATTCTCGTCTGGCGATAAACATTGCTCAAACGGCTATCGAAAAAGGAGCTTGTCTTTTAAATTATACTAAAGTTGTCCATTTACTAAAGGATGATAAAAACCAAATCATTGGCGTTGAAGCCATAGATCACGAAACTGGCGATAAGTACGAGATAAAAGGTTCGGCTATTATTAATGCAACGGGAGTTTTTACAAATGCTATCATGAAACTTAATGATACTGTGTACAAGAAATATATTGTACCAAGTCAGGGAATTCATCTTGTATTTGATAAAACTTTTTTGCCAAGCGAACATGCTTTGATGATTCCTAAAACAAGTGACGGAAGGGTTTTATTTGCGGTTCCGTGGCACAATAGAATTGTAGTTGGAACAACTGATACCTTAATAAGAAAACATAGTCTGGAACCAATTGCGCTTGAAAGCGAAATTCAATTTGTTCTGGAAACTGCGCAACGTTTTCTGGCAAAAAAACCAACACGAGCCGATGTTTTATCTGTTTATGCGGGTTTACGTCCTTTGGCTGCGCCCGAAGAGGAAGGAAAAAGTACAAAAGAAGTTTCCCGAAGCCATAAAATTATAGTTTCAGAAACCGGATTAATAACGATTACTGGAGGAAAATGGACGACTTACAGAAAAATTTCTGAAGATATTATCGATAAGGCAATCAAAACAGGCAAATTGCCTAAGAAAGCTTGTATTACAGAACATCTTTCCATTCATGGAAATCAACCTACTACGACTTTAGACAGAGAAAATCACTTATATATTTATGGTTCGGATATTCCTGCAATTTTAGAATTACAAGAAAACGAACCTGAATTAAAAGAAAAATTGCATCCAAATCATGAATTTACAATGGCGGAAGTTGTTTGGGCAATTCGATATGAAATGGCAAGAACTGTCGATGATATTCTTGCGAGACGTGTTCGGTTATTATTTTTAGATGCCAGAGCTGCAATTGCTTCTTCTGAAAAAGTAGCACGACTTCTGGCAAAAGAAAACGGACATGACGAAATCTGGATACAAAGAGAAATTACCCATTTCCACGGAATTGCAAGAGGTTTTCTTCTAAAAGAATTTCAATAG
- the glpK gene encoding glycerol kinase GlpK: MQDKLILALDQGTTSSRAIVFNHKGGIVSISQKAFKQIFPKPGWVEHDPNEIWSSQVSVAAEVIAKVGITGREIAAIGITNQRETTIVWDRETSEPIYNAIVWQDRRTAKYCDELKAQGHTEMIQKKTGLILDAYFSGTKVKWILDNVAGAREKAEQGKLCFGTVDTWLIWKLTRSKLFMTDVSNASRTLLFNINTLDWDDELLALFDIPRAMLPEVKESSAIYGETSTTLFSTKIPISGVAGDQQAALFGQLCTNSGMVKNTYGTGCFMLMNTGEKPIFSTNNLLTTIAWKINGKTTYALEGSVFVGGAAVQWLRDGAKIINSSDEIETLAASVPDNGGVYFVPALTGLGAPYWDQYARGAIVGITRGTTNAHIARATLEGIAYQVNDLLKAMEADFGNKGIELRVDGGAAGNNLLMQFQSDIFGSDVTRPTTLETTALGAAYLAGLAVGYWSNLDELKEQWSIDKVFSPKMDKEKVNKLVKNWDRAVGRASNWIEE; the protein is encoded by the coding sequence ATGCAAGATAAATTAATTCTGGCTTTGGATCAAGGAACAACTTCTTCCAGAGCCATTGTATTCAATCATAAAGGAGGAATTGTTAGTATTTCTCAAAAGGCATTTAAACAAATTTTTCCAAAACCGGGATGGGTCGAACATGATCCAAACGAAATCTGGTCTTCGCAAGTTAGTGTTGCTGCTGAGGTTATCGCAAAAGTTGGAATTACGGGTCGCGAAATTGCTGCAATTGGAATCACCAATCAAAGGGAAACTACTATTGTTTGGGATCGCGAAACTAGCGAACCTATATATAATGCTATTGTCTGGCAAGATCGCAGAACGGCAAAATATTGTGATGAACTGAAAGCACAAGGTCATACGGAAATGATTCAGAAGAAAACGGGACTAATTCTGGATGCTTATTTCTCGGGAACCAAAGTAAAATGGATTTTGGATAATGTTGCCGGTGCACGCGAAAAAGCGGAACAGGGAAAACTTTGCTTTGGAACTGTAGATACATGGTTAATTTGGAAACTAACCCGAAGTAAATTGTTTATGACGGATGTTTCTAATGCCAGCAGAACTTTGCTTTTTAATATTAATACTTTGGATTGGGATGATGAATTATTAGCATTATTTGATATTCCGCGTGCGATGTTGCCAGAAGTAAAAGAAAGCAGCGCTATTTATGGCGAAACGAGCACTACCCTATTTTCGACAAAAATTCCAATTAGTGGAGTTGCTGGAGATCAACAAGCGGCACTTTTTGGTCAGTTGTGTACGAATTCAGGAATGGTTAAAAATACGTATGGAACTGGTTGCTTTATGTTGATGAATACTGGCGAAAAACCTATTTTTTCAACCAATAACTTATTGACGACAATTGCCTGGAAAATCAACGGAAAAACTACTTATGCTTTAGAAGGAAGTGTTTTTGTTGGTGGCGCAGCTGTGCAATGGTTAAGAGACGGTGCCAAAATAATCAACTCATCTGACGAAATCGAAACTCTCGCTGCGAGCGTTCCAGATAACGGAGGAGTTTATTTTGTTCCTGCTTTAACCGGATTAGGTGCACCATATTGGGATCAATATGCAAGAGGCGCAATAGTTGGAATCACAAGGGGAACAACAAATGCACATATTGCGAGAGCAACTTTAGAAGGAATTGCTTATCAGGTAAATGACTTGCTGAAAGCAATGGAAGCAGATTTTGGAAATAAAGGCATCGAATTAAGAGTAGACGGTGGCGCTGCGGGAAATAATTTATTAATGCAATTTCAATCGGATATATTTGGGTCTGATGTTACGAGACCTACAACATTAGAAACTACAGCTTTGGGCGCTGCATATTTGGCTGGACTTGCTGTGGGTTATTGGTCAAACTTAGACGAACTGAAAGAACAATGGTCTATTGACAAAGTATTTTCTCCTAAAATGGATAAGGAAAAAGTAAATAAACTTGTGAAAAATTGGGACAGAGCTGTTGGCCGCGCCTCTAATTGGATTGAAGAATAG
- a CDS encoding MarR family transcriptional regulator, with protein sequence MTIEEVIKSTVKMDNAKKVILNIMYTQNVIQDHFNELIKPYDLSGEQYNVLRILRGQKGNPANMCVIQERMLAKTSNTTRLVDKLLLKDFVTRNVCPGNRRKIEVLITQKGLDVLKELDPKVDEHERVFAENISKEELELLNQLLEKYRTNK encoded by the coding sequence ATGACAATTGAAGAGGTTATAAAAAGTACAGTTAAGATGGATAATGCGAAAAAAGTTATTCTGAATATCATGTACACGCAAAATGTGATTCAGGATCATTTCAACGAGTTGATAAAACCGTATGATTTATCCGGAGAACAATATAATGTGTTACGTATACTAAGAGGACAAAAAGGAAATCCTGCTAATATGTGTGTAATACAGGAACGTATGCTGGCAAAAACAAGTAACACAACCCGATTGGTAGACAAATTATTACTGAAGGATTTTGTAACTAGAAATGTTTGCCCGGGAAATCGACGAAAAATTGAAGTTCTAATCACTCAAAAAGGATTAGATGTTCTTAAAGAATTAGATCCGAAAGTAGATGAACACGAACGTGTGTTTGCCGAGAATATAAGTAAAGAAGAATTAGAATTATTAAATCAGTTATTAGAAAAATACAGAACCAATAAATAA
- a CDS encoding NAD(P)H-dependent oxidoreductase — protein MSTLLENLNWRYATKKFDATKKISAGDLNTLKEAVRLSASSYGLQPYKVIIVENPEIREQLKAAGYGQTQITDASQLFIFANDLNAGAESVDTYIQDISETRGVPVDALGGFADMMKGTIANLSQEAKNIWTAKQTYIALGTLLAAAAELKIDATPMEGFNPAAFNEILGFDKLGLNASVIATVGYRHDEDESQHYKKVRKSHENLFITI, from the coding sequence ATGAGTACATTATTAGAAAATTTAAACTGGAGATATGCAACGAAAAAATTTGATGCAACCAAAAAAATATCTGCAGGGGATTTAAATACTTTAAAAGAAGCGGTTAGATTAAGTGCTTCTTCATACGGATTACAACCTTACAAGGTTATTATTGTTGAGAATCCAGAAATCAGAGAGCAATTAAAAGCTGCTGGTTACGGACAAACTCAAATTACAGATGCTTCTCAATTGTTCATTTTTGCAAATGACTTAAACGCTGGAGCTGAATCTGTAGATACTTACATTCAAGATATTAGCGAAACAAGAGGTGTTCCTGTTGATGCTTTGGGTGGATTTGCTGACATGATGAAAGGTACAATCGCTAACTTATCTCAAGAGGCTAAAAACATCTGGACTGCAAAACAAACTTATATTGCTTTAGGTACTTTATTGGCTGCTGCTGCTGAATTAAAAATCGATGCAACTCCAATGGAAGGTTTCAATCCTGCTGCATTCAACGAAATCTTAGGTTTTGACAAATTAGGTTTAAACGCTTCTGTTATTGCAACTGTAGGTTACAGACATGATGAGGACGAATCTCAACATTACAAAAAAGTTAGAAAATCACACGAGAATTTATTTATCACTATATAA
- a CDS encoding YceI family protein: protein MKNLKTIAIALFVAAASISVNAQTKKIDVKASTIKWVGKKVTGEHSGTVNFKEGAVVFKGKKLTGGSFTVDMTSLTSTDLTGEYQGKLNGHLKADDFFGTDKFPTAKLVFKTIGAKATDVYTVTADLTIKGITKPVTFDITVAGNTATTAFKVDRTKYDIKYNSGNFFENLGDKTINDDFELAVALKF from the coding sequence ATGAAAAATTTAAAAACAATTGCAATAGCATTATTCGTAGCAGCGGCTAGTATCTCAGTAAATGCTCAAACTAAAAAAATCGACGTAAAAGCATCTACTATCAAATGGGTAGGTAAAAAAGTAACTGGAGAACACTCTGGAACTGTAAACTTCAAAGAAGGAGCTGTAGTTTTCAAAGGAAAAAAATTAACTGGTGGTTCTTTCACTGTTGATATGACTTCATTAACTTCTACTGATTTAACTGGAGAATACCAAGGAAAATTGAATGGTCACTTAAAAGCTGACGATTTCTTTGGAACTGATAAATTCCCAACTGCAAAATTAGTTTTCAAAACTATCGGAGCTAAAGCAACTGACGTTTATACTGTAACTGCTGATTTAACTATCAAAGGAATCACTAAACCTGTAACTTTTGATATCACTGTAGCTGGAAACACTGCAACTACTGCTTTCAAAGTTGACAGAACTAAATACGATATCAAATACAACTCTGGTAACTTCTTCGAAAACTTAGGAGACAAAACTATCAATGACGATTTCGAATTAGCTGTAGCTTTAAAATTCTAA
- a CDS encoding anthranilate synthase component I family protein, translating to MKPFILNTNYKQILADTITPVSIYFKIRDKFPNSLLLESSDYHGNDNSFSYVCCNPIATIKIENEIISKTFPDGTTEQIAIDANTNIPEVIQEFSSQFKSEKNDFKFINNGLFGYISYDAVRYFEKVSIAKKDSATLIPDVFYAVYQNIIAINHFKNEAYIFCHSVDGKNNISEIEQLLQSRNIASYKFTKEGEGFSNLTDEEFKHNVALAKKHCFRGDVFQLVLSRRFTQGFKGDEFNVYRALRSINPSPYLFFFDYGDFKIFGSSPEAQIIVKNRKAEIHPIAGTFKRTGNDERDAVLAKELSEDKKENSEHVMLVDLARNDLSRNGHDVNVEKYREVQFFSHVIHLVSKVTGHLHEKATTMQVVADTFPAGTLSGAPKHRAMQLIEDYEKTNRNFYGGAIGFMDFEGNFNHAIMIRTFLSKNHQLHCQAGAGIVASSDEESEMQEVYNKLRALNTALEMAEKI from the coding sequence TTGAAACCTTTTATACTCAACACAAACTACAAACAAATTCTGGCAGACACGATTACGCCAGTAAGTATATATTTTAAAATAAGAGATAAATTCCCAAATAGTTTATTATTGGAAAGTAGTGATTATCACGGAAATGACAACAGTTTCTCTTACGTTTGCTGCAATCCGATTGCGACAATCAAAATCGAAAACGAAATCATCTCAAAAACTTTTCCTGACGGAACAACTGAACAAATTGCTATTGATGCAAACACAAATATTCCAGAGGTAATTCAGGAATTTTCAAGTCAGTTTAAATCAGAGAAAAATGATTTTAAATTCATCAATAATGGTTTATTCGGATACATTTCTTATGATGCTGTTCGTTATTTCGAAAAAGTTTCAATTGCAAAAAAAGACAGCGCAACTTTAATTCCGGATGTTTTTTATGCGGTTTATCAAAACATCATTGCGATTAATCACTTCAAAAACGAAGCTTACATTTTCTGTCATAGTGTAGACGGAAAAAACAATATCTCGGAAATTGAACAATTATTACAATCCCGAAATATTGCTTCATATAAATTCACTAAAGAAGGCGAAGGTTTCTCCAACTTAACCGACGAAGAATTTAAACACAATGTGGCTTTGGCTAAGAAGCATTGTTTTAGGGGAGACGTATTTCAATTGGTTTTATCACGTCGTTTTACACAAGGTTTCAAAGGTGACGAATTCAATGTTTACCGCGCTTTAAGAAGCATTAATCCATCTCCTTATTTATTCTTTTTTGACTATGGAGATTTCAAAATATTTGGGTCTTCGCCCGAGGCACAAATTATCGTAAAAAACAGAAAAGCTGAAATTCATCCAATCGCCGGAACTTTCAAAAGAACCGGAAATGACGAACGCGATGCGGTTTTAGCTAAAGAACTTTCGGAAGATAAAAAAGAAAATAGCGAACACGTTATGTTGGTTGATTTAGCCAGAAATGATTTAAGCAGAAACGGACATGATGTGAATGTAGAAAAATACAGAGAAGTTCAGTTTTTCTCTCACGTTATTCACTTAGTTTCAAAAGTTACGGGTCATTTACATGAAAAAGCTACAACAATGCAAGTTGTTGCAGATACTTTTCCTGCTGGAACTTTGAGCGGCGCACCAAAACACAGAGCGATGCAATTGATTGAAGATTACGAAAAAACAAATCGTAATTTCTACGGTGGCGCAATTGGCTTCATGGATTTTGAAGGAAACTTTAATCATGCAATTATGATTCGAACTTTCCTGAGTAAAAATCATCAATTACATTGTCAGGCGGGAGCCGGAATCGTCGCAAGTTCTGATGAAGAAAGCGAAATGCAGGAAGTTTACAATAAATTAAGAGCTTTGAATACAGCGCTTGAAATGGCGGAGAAGATTTAG